The following DNA comes from Neovison vison isolate M4711 chromosome 13, ASM_NN_V1, whole genome shotgun sequence.
ACATCCATGCTGGGGTTTTCTGTTCCCCAGAGTGCCTGACTTGGAGCGTGTTCTGGAAACACATGACCTATTACACTGCACTAGATGAAGGGACTAGGGACTTGTTGGCACATTTGATGGTTGCTCCCGACTATTCACCCCCCCATATCCAGGGGAAGTTGAAGGTAGAAACTCTTCCGGTCTTTCATTTGGATACCTTGGTAGACTTGACGATACTTTCCAtctaatagattttatttagaaataggaaCTTTCAGAAACACAAGGTTAGTAACCACAAAGCATACATTCTAGTCTCAGAATGTAGATAATTAGCCATCTTAGCTTTCTaagatttctttcctcttttgtaaaggTTTTATGAAACTACCCATGTACCGCAGCATCAAGCAGCTTCCCATTGTGTTACTCCACAGAAGTACCATGGGCAAAAgtcaccccccgccccgccgtcTGCTGTCCAGCGCTCCTAAGTGTGCCTCTTCTGGCTCCGGGCTCTGCAGCGGTGACATGCAGTTGCTCAGAGCAAGACCACTACAGACATGATTATAGAAACTCTCTGGCTTCCCCTTGTCTCTCAAGTTTCCCTTGCCCTGGCATATTAAAAATAGGGCTAGGTAACATGAACGTTTCGGTTTGCTAGGCTCTTCCTTTATGACCCATCACCATCAGGACTCAGGACTGGTATGTTTAGCTAGGAAGAGGTCAGCTTGAAGGAACCAAGAACTGGGCCCCTGGTCTGTAAATCTTCCTCTGCCATCTCCCATAGGGATCAGACTTCTGTGAGGTCCGGTCTGCTCACAGATGTGTTCCCCTCTCTGGGATCCCTCCTTGAGGACAATGAGTCTTGTGTCCTCTCGTTAGTTCAAGCCTTCTATTTGTGCCCCTTGGAAGAGGCACTCTctaagagctaaaaaaaaaaaaaaaaaaaaaagtgcctcacATGAGTTTCACCTCTCCACAAAGAGTGGGCATTTTaaccaaaggaaacaagaaaCACAACACATATGAGGgggaaagcaaaggagaaaaatgataaGGAAATTATAAAGCAAGTTGCTTCCTCAGAGGCCTCTGGACCCCTGATAAAGTGGTTTGTATGGTTCTCCTTAGGGTGAATAGTTCTCTGCCATCCACTTTTCTTAGCCTTGGATGTACCCAATTGTATAAAAAGAAGGTATATTCAAATTCTAAAGGAAGATGGGGAACAGGATTTTTCTTGAGTTTGGTTGTTCTCCTTAATAACCCAACAACCTTTCGGTTTCAGGGGTAACCATCACCAGACTGAAAAGGTCATgctgtaggggtacctgggtagctcagttggttgagtgtccaaatcttgattttagctctggtcatgatctctgggtcatgggactgagccccgtgtggggctccgtacttagcacagagtctgcttgtccctgtctctctgctcctccctggcttgtgctctctcctgtctctctctcaaacaagtaaataaataatcttttaaaaggcaatttttttaaaaaagaaaatgtcatgctGTAATAAAGACCAGGGCATTTGATTGAAAACTCCAGAATCCTGTGATATGAATGGGGGGGAAAAATCAGTCGGAGCCTAGCAAAGGCTCTGTGGAATCCctgagcagtggttctcaattaTGCCTTTCTTGCCCTGGAGACattggcaatgtctggaggcaTTTTTGGCGGTCAGAACTGGGGGTATATTATGGGCATCTGGTGGGGAGAGGCTAGGGATTCTGCTGATGCCACAGTAATGTATATTATGTACACAATGTACATCGTACAATGTACAGCCCCCCATTGAGAATAATCCAGTCCAAAAGGTCAGTAGCCCCAAGGCTGAGAATCCCTGCACTAGGGCCAAATCATAGTACAGACTAAAGTCTGTCCTTAAGTCAGActactacttctttctttttctttttttcagcatttagttattatttttagaaatgttttatttaaattcaatttagttaacatatagtgtagtattactTTCAGGGGTAGAAtctagtgactcatcagttgcatagaacacccagtgctcattccatcatgtgccctccttagtgctcATCCTCCAACTACCCCgtcacccacccacctcctctccatcaaccctccgtttgtttcctatagttaagagtctcttacagtttgcctcctaatctatttttatcttattttatttttcctttccttcccctatgttcaactagtttgtttcttaaactccacatatgagtgaaatcatactgtatttgtctttctctgaattattttcttagcaaaatactctttagttccatccatgttgttgcaaatggcaatgaaatggcaagatttcattccttctaATGGCCAAAGGACAGGCTACTACCTCTTAAGGACAGAATTAAGGACAAGTTCTTTATGCCTTTTCTAAGCACAGTTGAGGGAAAAGCATGGTCAAGCTAAATGATTCAGCTTGACCTGAATCATTTCTGGCCAAGTTTCTATAATCAGCCTCCAAATGAACAGGTTTGCCTTTGACTGCTGTCGTGTCTCACTCCAAGGGGAGAGCTGGGCCCAGTCTGGGCTCCATGAAACAACATTTCTGGGTGAACCGTTCAGGAAAGGCAGTGGCAAAGCTGCATTTGGGCTTTGATCCTGATGTCCTTAGCTTGGAGTCAGTCTCCAGGCTTTTGCTGAGAGGCCCCTCAAGCTCCGCAGCTAGACTAGGAGAGTCTACTGAAATAGCTCTGCTACAGGCCTGACCACACTGCCCCCTCCATGAGCGCCAGCTTAGACCTGAGACGGTCTAAGAAGATGGCTAATTATTCCCAGTGCCACAATCCATTATTATAAGAGGAGGTTACTTTGGGATGTCATTCTCAAGTTCCTGCATGGTTTCTTCTGATCCTCTGTAACTGTCCTCAAACACTGTCCCTGCAATGTAAAGTGAGGATGAGCAGTTGTTAGTGTCCACTTAGAATCATATAACATGTTAGTACTGAAAGGATGTTAACTCACCTAGCCCAGCCTATCATTTTATGGCTGAAGAAACCAAGCCCCAAGAAGGGACATGATTGGCTTACATCATATAGCCAGGAGGAAATAAACAGAGGCCTTGAACCTAGGTCTTTTGACAATAGGAGGGGGAATACCCAGTGTATCCCCAGTGGCTTGTACAGACCAGCCAGAGAGGAGATCTGATTACAATCTTTGAATCACAAACACAATTCTACCTTATATATGTCGGCCAGTCCTTTATCTCCAGGTagagtttttatgtttttattttatctaagaGTTGAAGTATTTTCCATTTAACCCTTGACTACTACATATTACATTTTGAAGAACgggaaaagagaaatttatatcTAAAAGAGATCGTGAAGGGATAATTCTGTACATTTGAAGCATTTCCTAGAAAAGAAGTTGACAGTTATCATCATATAGATTCTTGATTTTTAGGAAGGGTCATTGTTCACGGATTCAGTTTTCAGACCAGgaaactgaggaaaagagagaaattaccTTAACCAGTGGCATCTGGAGAGGAGAGCACAAAAGATAAATTCTTGGGCAGTTCTGGATTCTGTAACTGACAGAAGAATCTAATTCCGACCATAGGTATGGGTCCGTTCAGAAGGGCACATTTCTAAAGCTTTTTGGCAAGGGCTTCGAAGTACAATCTTCCTATGTTTAACTAAGCTTAGTCAGTGGTAATTATAATCTCACACAATAagaaaggaacaacaacaaaagaggtACACCAGAGGAGACCTGGTGAGAGCTGACAGGTGAGTCAATGGGGTCATGTTTAGATGTGGTCACCTGGCCCAGTTCAGTGACAAGTGATGTACAAGGATAAAGTGGAACTTCCACAGACCTACCCCACTTCTGACCACTTGCGGTTCCCTTCTCGAGAGTGGCTCAAGAATCTAGTGAGAAAGTGAACTTAGAGCTTCGAAGAAGAGTGTGGGTCCCAACAGTGTTCTCTTACCTGTTTCCCTGGACCCCCCGGCTTCCAAAAGTATCGACCCAGATACTGAACAGATAAAGATGTTCAATGTCCTTCTGGGGAGTTAGGGTTACAGATGTAAAAGAAGAGCTGAGCTTTCATAGTATTAGGACTAAACCAAACTTCACGCTTCATTCAGTATAGCTCCTGTGTGCCTGTGCTTAAGGAGATGAGACCAAAGGGCAGTAAACGCAGACGCTTTCTTGCCTGACGGGTCTTGCTATATTAGGCTGTGAGCTGCTGTGGCTGCAAACGTAGATTATGCCCCTCTGTGAATCCTTACAAAGGACCTTCCCGGACATTGGTGATGCTGGCGGTGCTATGAGTCACCCAGCCAGACTAGAGAGGGGCCTTCATGCCAAGACAGCCTAGGGTAAGAAGGCAGGAGTTTGATCTCATGAAAACAGTCCTATTGTGTGTCTTAAAGAAGGGTAGTTCTCCAGAGCAGAGAGGTCCTCCAGAGCATCCTCTCATCCCCATCTGTGGGAGACTCCAGATTTAATGAGGGCTCTGGTCCAGACACCTAGAATCTGGCTAGTGTTACCCACAAAGGCTCAGGGAAGTCAAGAGCAGAAAGGCAGTCTCAGTAAACCCACACACTAAGTAGCTTCTTACACACTCTCGTTCCCTTGGTAGCCAGAGTGCTCTTAACCCAATTCCTAAGGGCATCGATGACAAAGCCCGAGGGTAGCCACCTAACTTCATAGAAGATGGGTGTCTTGGCACCacactccccccacacacaccgcATCTTCTCACCTTGTCGGAAAGAGATGTACACCTGCCTCTCCTCAAACTCCTGGACCCGCCGGAAGTTGTTGACCATTTCTCTGGGGGATGGGTCATCCACGTATGTGTAGTACAGAGCAGTCTCCAAAGCCAGCAGctgcaaggggagcagcagaaacaTAACCCGTGGGCAGAGTGATGCTCTCTTGCCTGACCTCAATGGTGAAGAGAGCTCTGGGGCTTGGCAGGAGGCACATTAGAAAGCGTGGGAAAGCCAGAGAACCATGCCCCTCGCCAGCAGGTATCTGGTTGACTGGGCACTGGGTGAGCgtctttcctctcctcccaatGCTTGGAGGAAGGTTAGCGCTATGAGCTGCTGGGTGGCAGAGGGACTCCTCAACCTCCCACAGAAATAGTGTTCCTCTCATGGGCCCGACTTGGAACCCAGCTCTAAATTGGAGGGACCTAATGCTTATTCTGATGGTCTCAtctaaaggaacaaaaagaaggaGGCAAGAGTTTCACAGACCCTCTGATGACTGGTTCCACAGAATTTTCATACACCCACGTAGATTATATAATCGGTTTCCAAGGCAGTTTCTAGGTTAGGGTATTACCGTTTCCCTGATATTTCATCTCTTGATTCATCACATCTTTATTCCTGTCCGCCTACCTGTTGCCATTTATCTACATTACTCAGATCAGTAGCTCATAGTAAAAAAGAAGGAGCAACAGAGAGGGACTTCCTGGACTCAGGGAGAGGGCCAGGGGAGCGGGGGGCACCAGGAGCCCATGTGTGGCACTGCCTGGGCCGTGTCTCCGGGACAGCCAGTTTTCTTCTTGATGAATTTCTGCGGAGCAGAGGGATGGACAGTGACCACAAACTCCAGTCTGCCTTTGGGGCTTAGCTTTGTGGCCAATCAGTGGGCGATCCCACAAGCTCCCTCATCTGTTTACCCCTCACTTTCATCACCTGTAAGATGAGAGGGTCAGAGATGATTGCTGAGGACTCTGTGCCCCCAGTTTTGCACTAGACCTTGAGCTtcctgagggcagagactgtTGCTTACTTACTCCTGCAACCCCAGCCTTCTGGTTTGTTAAACCATCTAACTGGCTCCGTCTTTGTTCCGCCTATAAAGGAACTGTGCTCTCTCCCGCCACAGAGGAAACACCATCCAGCCACTGAGGGAAATGTTAGGAAATGCAGCTTAATAACTCATTTGTAAGGAACTGTGTACCCAGGTTCATTTTCCTAGCTTGATTCAATAACTCCACTCTGCAACTCAGCCTGTCCTTTCTGCCATGCTGCCAGGTGCCTGTGATATTTGCAGAGGTTTGGCATATCTGTCAATGAAGCTCTAAGTGAGGAAACCAAGTTATTGATGATGATCTGGGTGATGGCAGGGACCAAGATACCACATGGTCTGTGACTCAGAAGGGCACGACAGTTACCTGCTCCTGGGAAATTTGCACAGCGTTCCGGAAAACTGTCCAGAGCACTGTGGGGTGGCAAGGGGGTGTGGTCAGGGACCCTTTGTAGCGGTAGTACTCATCGGGCCTCTCAGGGAGCAGCTCTTCAATGCTGAAACCTGGAATGAGCACCTCTTGGCCTGGAGAGACATGGTGGAGAAATGATGTCAGCCTTTCTCCCCACGGCCAAGGTGCTGCTGCGCCCATGACCAAACCTAGAATATGAACCTGCTCGCtgcattcatttttcttcaggTCACATGGGAGTGACTCCCTCCTTCTCCAACAGAGGGCGAATATGCATCCAAAGACCCCTTCCTTACCTTTGTATCTTACATCTTGAAGGTGCTTGAAGATCTTGTCATAAGACGGATTGAAGGAGCCTATCTGCAACAGAGATAGGGCAGGCTGAACTAGTGCAATTCTGTTGGCTGAGCCTGGTTCGACTGCTGCTCAGGGAAGGGCTCAGCTAGGGGCATATAGTTCCCATTGCCAAGATCCTCTCTGGAGGATGCACTTTACCAGGACAATTATGAAGGATCTCTGGGCTGTTAGGGATTTGGGGTGATGGTCCTGTCCTCTTGCTTCTCAGGATCCACGGTGCTGAGCACTCAAGGCACTGGGGCTTGTGTGTCCCAGGGCAAGGAATGTGGCTTGCGCTCCTGATCATCAGGCTGTGAGCCGGAAAGCCACAACTAGCATGTTCTCTAACCAGAACTTAAGGGAGCTTGAGTTCACACAAGCCAAGTCAGGTAAGCAAGCATGTTGAGAAATGAGGTACATGTTGTCTTATTAGGGAGAAACATGCAAGCAAATCAGGAAACATTCCCATTTTCTGGAACTAAGGAAGTAGCTCACTCTAGGGTCCATGTAAAGAATGGAACTTGGATATCAGGAGTTGTGTAAGGGATTCAGATACCCAATGAGGCAGCATTGCATGatccccaaccccaacccctaCACTCAGGTCCTATCCAATGGGCAATACTGAGCTTTATGCAACAAACAGAGCTAGGAACGAGGGctcattttttccagtgttccaaaggACATGCCCATTTCCATTGCCCAGCTACAGAAAGTGCCGCCTCTAGGCCAAAAGAGAATGTACCCTGTGGGGGAATACCTCCATCTCTAGAGGCAAGACACGGCCAAGGAGAGTGGGCCATACACATCCAACAGACAGGAATTCATGGACCAAATGCTGAGTCTGATATCCTCCTGGCTTCAAATTTCACATAAAATCCCTTTAAACTTCTTACCTCTATGAGAACAGCTAGAACGGCGAGGCCCTCTGACTTGTTACTGGCGCTGCTGGCgttggggtacaggtctgagttATAGTGGACGATATGCAGCTGCAGTGGAAGAAAAGCCGCTCACGGGATGGACGACTCCTGAGAACCCTTGACTTCGCAGGAGACTCAAATCCAGTGGGGAGGACAGAacccctctacccctgccccagGTAGATTAGGCCTCTCAGACCCTTTCCTTCATGGCCTCCCcagttttcccttttctcttagTCCTCCAGACCAAAAACTCTACCAGGGCACACTGTCCATCTTATTCACTCATTGTATTCGTGTCTGATATGTGCTTGGAAAGTACCAGGTATACAACagatattgaatgaatgaatgaatgaatgagtttttcTACTAGCCACAAAAAAGCTTGGGTTCTTTGAAGGACTTCTCTCttctcaatctttctttctttctaccttttctctttcccttccttccttccttccttccttccctccctccctttcttcttccctcccttccttttctctctctctctctctctttttttttttttttttttttagggtgggagagagatggggaggagagggaaagagagaatcttaagcaggctctacatccAGCACAGAGCGagatatagggctcaatctcaagaccctgagttcatgaccttaggctgaaatcaagagacgtttaaccaactgagccactcaggcgccccctctggtttgtttttttttttttttttttttttttttcaacttattctGGAGCCTATGGGAAAAGAGTCTCATTTAGCCTGTTCCAGTCTCAGCCTGGCCTCTCTGCATTTGCTCTGGAAGTAGTAGTGGCTGAGGCAGGAAACCTCCAGTGCTAACTTATTATAACTGTATCCAGAGTAGGACGCCTGTTTATCccacagctggaaaaaaaaaaaatcacagcatgGGTTTTACACAGATTTAATCAGCCGTATTTTAAGATAGCAGAAAACAAGAATGTTACTCCCTGAATATAGattcttacctttaaaaaatgaaattctaagctcatttttttcaaagcaggAATTACTTGTCATTATTAAAGTGAGGAAAAGAGAACTTCCCAAGAAATCTTACATTTAAAAGTCTAAGTATTAAGACATTGTTATAACATATTCTGATGATGTTTAACCTAATTTTTAATCCAAAAGGTAGTGTCACCTGTCCTCCAAAAAATTGTATTAGTAGGTAGGTCTATATATATGATACacatttttgttgattctttgcCTCTTGGGATTATAACACATTgagactttctctcttttccttttcttcatctctttttctgtcttctgtgtttGTAAATAGAATTCAAGCATATTTTATTGAATATAGCTCAATGTTCTTCAAATTTAAATAAccctttctaatttttaaaaactatacgaaattattttttcttttaagtagtctTCTATTAAGATTTCTTAGGAACTCTTACTTTACCATCTTTCTCCATGAAGGATACAGCCTGTCATGTTGCCCATACCATGTAAGCTTGGCCCAGCTTTGGGAAATGGAGACTTCTATATGGCTAAACCTCTGAAGGTCCTATACCCTTATCTCTATAGCTGCCCTTTGTGCTCATGGTCTGTTTCACCACTTTTCTTACTGTGTTCAGATTAAATCAAGAGGAGATGAAGACTAACACAGACAGAACAGAATTCCCTGCCGAGATTAAGAGAGTCTTCTTTATAGGACTCAATCCAGAAGAACTGCTACACTTTCAGGGACACTCCACAGAGAATCTGCCACTTTGGGGTCACCTTGATGTATTTTTCCTATTATAGACATGTATGGTCCACCTTCACCAAGCCCTTGGTGATGGATGTGGCTTATGAGCAGAAAATACACtaactagaaatatttttaaatgcccaaACTCTCCCAGCCTACACCCTAACTCCTTCTTTACTCCCTATAGGTAAGTAGAAGCCTCCACATTGCAATTAGCCTGAAAGAAATTGCAGTCCTGGAGGGTCAGAGATGGGTCTGGTTTGAAGTACGTGCACCTCCAAGAGTGCCATCCTATTAGGCTGGAATTATAGCCCCTCCACACTTGTAACTCGACCTATAATTAGCCTGAGACATTAAGCAGTTTAGCAGTAAAGAAGAGAGAATGGTCATGTCATTATTTCCTGGCTGATCAGTAGCTTTTACCTCCTTGTATTTATTATCCTGTAAATTTTCAAAACCATAGGCCCAAGTTCTATCCCTTGGGAGCTCTGAAATGGAGCAAATCAAGCACCCTGCATCCCCCCTGCACACCTGTGGGGCAGGCACAACGCTCCACTCCTCCTGTTTTCGTGTGGCCTTTTGGGTCAGTGCCGCAGGATGACATGACATAACACAGTGCTGTGCTCACCTCCCAAACTATCCTGGTAGAGTCTGTCACTGCGCTGACGTCCAGCCATCCCTCGGCTTGCGGCCAAGTAGAAGAGTAACCCTGGGTCCCAAGGTTCCAAGCATCACCCATGCCCAGGGGAAAGGAAAGATGGGAAGGGAAAGGCCTATGCAAACATCATGGCATGTGAAGAAAGACTGAGAAGTTTGCGGGAGCAATTAGCCCAGTATGATCCAGCTGTGGGATACAtacaaaatagtatatagaatggGCTTCCTGATGCATATTCTCAGATCCTAACTCAAGTCTAGGGTAAGAGGCTGCCCCGGCTGATGATACCTTGCGATCTCTAAGGGGTATTACACTGATCAGACCCTTATAACCGGGGTTATCCACTGTTTTTCCGTTGACTGGTGTACCTCACACTTCTAACAGGTTTGGCCCTTGGCCATAGGTGGCTCCATGGTATTGGAGCACACAGATACCATAGTCAAGATGCTATTATGTGTCTGGGATGACCTACGTCAGCCAGACAAGCTGGTGGGATCTTGATCTGTGCAAGCAGAAGGGCAATGTCTAGAAAAGGGGTATGTGcatccctctgccctcctggaaGCACTGCCTTCTGAGCAGTATCGTTCAGTAAGCGGCAGAGAGACAAACTCTGTGTGTTGAGGAGAGGAAGGGGACCAGGACACCGCAAATGAGCTGGAGGTGGCTCTACCTTCCTGTGCTCTTGACAGCGTCAGGCATGGGCGTGGCGAGCCTAAAGgcagcccctgcttgtgctccgaTCTTACCTGTCCACCATCCAGGTGGAAGGGTGCCAGACCACCCACCGCGAGGCAGCCTCTGCCAGCCCCATGGCTGCACTCACCTCTGCGGCAAAGTGCTTCCCACCGACAGTGTGCTCGGAGCCGTGCGGGTCATTCCGGTTCCCCCAATGCAGGTGCAGCTGTGTGGCAGTGTAGCGGGACTGGAGGCCCTGGAGGTGCATGTCCGGGGTCAGGTTCAGCCTCACTGTGGGGAGTGGAGCCTTCAGAGCCCTGGCCCGCTGACCACTGCCTGAGAGCAGTGAGGGAGGCAATACCCCCCTGGGCCCAGACAGGAGGCAGGTGGACTCAGCGAGCAGAGAGACACAGCCTGAGGATCAGAAACTTGGGCTCTTCTGAGAACAGCCCCATTTCCCTAAACCAGTTCTAGCAGCACCAACACTTTCTTGGCTCCCCTGGGAAAAGGATGGCAGGAGCATGAATACTAGACCAACGGGTGGgtgttttctttccctccatgTATTACACACCCATCTATGAAGATAGAAGTTAATGAAGTATCTGCCAAGCCGTAGaatataacaataacaataaaaatgactATTTATGAGGCATCTACCATATTCCAGATCCCAACATACGTAATCTCTAGTCTTCACAATACGCACCAATATGCCCATTTTCCAGACAAAAACTCAAGGAGGTTAATATTCTTACCCAGAGTCTCATGACTTCTAAGTTAGGAGtcaagccaggattcaaatccatgtttgtctgactccagagcctgggGGACCCCACAATGAATTGCATGGCTCCTGGAGTATTTGAGCCAAGGGACCAATGGGCTCAGGCCTGTCCGCTCCCCCCTCCCAAGAGATGTGCTTCTTCTGAGAGGTGCTGGCCTGGCAGAGCAGCCCCCGGCATCTCCTGAATGGTCCAGGCATCCCTGGGCTCCCCTgaacctgctgctccctccccttctcctgaatACATCCGTGGAGCCCCCTCCCTGCTGATGGAAGCGAGCAGGCCAAGGAGCTGAGGATGCTCAGACATCCCCTTGCAGATCGCAGAGATCTCTCTCTCACCTGAATGACCGTCGTTGGTCAGGATAAACTGCTCGTTGGCAGAAACATTGTAGCCTTGGAACCCCAGGGGCACAAGGCTGGCGTCGTACTGGAGAATGTCACTGTGCAGGTCTATTGGGGACTGTAGCATACCCCCACATGCCGGGTACTTCTTGGACCAGCTCTTTTCCCCATCGGGACCTGGAAGGGGAGATTCAAGCCCAAAGTTTAGTCAGTTTTCCACAAAtgttctttcctccctttctttcttttttttttttttttaaagattttatttgtttatttgacaggcaaagatcacaactaggcagagaggcaggcagagagagtaaggaggaagcaggctccccgctgagcagagaacctgatgtggggctcaaccccaggaccctgggatcatgacctgagctgaaggcagagggttttacccactgagccacccaggtgcccctttcctccctttctaaTTCTGTGTTCAATAGGATCCACTGCTTTTCTCCTCTTCATCCCCAGAGGGATATTCTTCAAGGCCCAGAGAGCTCAGCTTACTGCTCACTTGCTCTTAAAGTGATATGGGGAAAAGACTAGAGCAAACCCCATGCCAAGGACTAGGGCCCACCAAGCTCCATTTGAATTTTACATTGTTCATATTTTGACACAGTACATATCTTCTCCACATGAAGACCTACTGATTTTCAACAATTTTGCATCTGTTTATGGAGCACCTATTATGAGCAGGAACTACTCAGTCTTGGGGCCGCCAAGTTGAACACAACAACAGGGCCCCTGCTTGCCCAAACTTGAATCTTCTGGGATGCTTCAGGCTGGAAAAATTGGCCACAGCTCCAGGGAGGTCTCTGGGGTCAGTGGAGTTATAGGTATGATCTTCCTAGTAGGAAACCCTGGAGGACATTGACATACCCATATCTAGAGCAAGTATAAAACCCCACCTGTTAGGGATGCTTGAAAAATATCAAGtaattgaggtgcctgggtggctcagtgggttaagcctctgcctccggctcaggtcatgatctcagggtcctgggatcgagtcccgcatcgggctctctgctcagcagggagc
Coding sequences within:
- the CA12 gene encoding carbonic anhydrase 12 isoform X5, which encodes MSRSLHAAAAAAAVLLLLCLLEQPAAPAPLHGSKWSYFGPDGEKSWSKKYPACGGMLQSPIDLHSDILQYDASLVPLGFQGYNVSANEQFILTNDGHSVRLNLTPDMHLQGLQSRYTATQLHLHWGNRNDPHGSEHTVGGKHFAAELHIVHYNSDLYPNASSASNKSEGLAVLAVLIEIGSFNPSYDKIFKHLQDVRYKGQEVLIPGFSIEELLPERPDEYYRYKGSLTTPPCHPTVLWTVFRNAVQISQEQLLALETALYYTYVDDPSPREMVNNFRRVQEFEERQVYISFRQGTVFEDSYRGSEETMQELENDIPK
- the CA12 gene encoding carbonic anhydrase 12 isoform X3, with protein sequence MSRSLHAAAAAAAVLLLLCLLEQPAAPAPLHGSKWSYFGPDGEKSWSKKYPACGGMLQSPIDLHSDILQYDASLVPLGFQGYNVSANEQFILTNDGHSVRLNLTPDMHLQGLQSRYTATQLHLHWGNRNDPHGSEHTVGGKHFAAELHIVHYNSDLYPNASSASNKSEGLAVLAVLIEIGSFNPSYDKIFKHLQDVRYKGQEVLIPGFSIEELLPERPDEYYRYKGSLTTPPCHPTVLWTVFRNAVQISQEQLLALETALYYTYVDDPSPREMVNNFRRVQEFEERQVYISFRQGIILSVVLAGVLGICVVLAVSIWLFKRKKSSKKSDNKGVIYKPAIKKETEAHA
- the CA12 gene encoding carbonic anhydrase 12 isoform X1, with translation MSRSLHAAAAAAAVLLLLCLLEQPAAPAPLHGSKWSYFGPDGEKSWSKKYPACGGMLQSPIDLHSDILQYDASLVPLGFQGYNVSANEQFILTNDGHSVRLNLTPDMHLQGLQSRYTATQLHLHWGNRNDPHGSEHTVGGKHFAAELHIVHYNSDLYPNASSASNKSEGLAVLAVLIEIGSFNPSYDKIFKHLQDVRYKGQEVLIPGFSIEELLPERPDEYYRYKGSLTTPPCHPTVLWTVFRNAVQISQEQLLALETALYYTYVDDPSPREMVNNFRRVQEFEERQVYISFRQVQDLTYAGLSLGIILSVVLAGVLGICVVLAVSIWLFKRKKSSKKSDNKGVIYKPAIKKETEAHA
- the CA12 gene encoding carbonic anhydrase 12 isoform X2; translated protein: MSRSLHAAAAAAAVLLLLCLLEQPAAPAPLHGSKWSYFGPDGEKSWSKKYPACGGMLQSPIDLHSDILQYDASLVPLGFQGYNVSANEQFILTNDGHSVRLNLTPDMHLQGLQSRYTATQLHLHWGNRNDPHGSEHTVGGKHFAAELHIVHYNSDLYPNASSASNKSEGLAVLAVLIEIGSFNPSYDKIFKHLQDVRYKGQEVLIPGFSIEELLPERPDEYYRYKGSLTTPPCHPTVLWTVFRNAVQISQEQLLALETALYYTYVDDPSPREMVNNFRRVQEFEERQVYISFRQVQDLTYAGLSLGIILSVVLAGVLGICVVLAVSIWLFKRKKSKKSDNKGVIYKPAIKKETEAHA
- the CA12 gene encoding carbonic anhydrase 12 isoform X4, translated to MSRSLHAAAAAAAVLLLLCLLEQPAAPAPLHGSKWSYFGPDGEKSWSKKYPACGGMLQSPIDLHSDILQYDASLVPLGFQGYNVSANEQFILTNDGHSVRLNLTPDMHLQGLQSRYTATQLHLHWGNRNDPHGSEHTVGGKHFAAELHIVHYNSDLYPNASSASNKSEGLAVLAVLIEIGSFNPSYDKIFKHLQDVRYKGQEVLIPGFSIEELLPERPDEYYRYKGSLTTPPCHPTVLWTVFRNAVQISQEQLLALETALYYTYVDDPSPREMVNNFRRVQEFEERQVYISFRQGIILSVVLAGVLGICVVLAVSIWLFKRKKSKKSDNKGVIYKPAIKKETEAHA